TCTGACGTATAGACAGATACAACTGACCACAGGTTGTAGATACGAAAAATAAAAGAAATAGTAGATAGACTGTTTGGGCAGAAAGATAAAACGCCATAAAAACACACTATAGCTTAAAAATAATGATTGTAGCGGAGTTTGTACGTTATGGGTGGATAAAAGCGGCAATTCGAAAATCCCTTTTTTTAAATAGAAATTTACCACGCTTTTAGCCTGTTTAATAAATTTCCATGCCTGTATTTATTAGTTTCTAAACCAGAATAAATTTTCAAATTATCTTTTAATTTACCGTAAAAAAATAAGCTATCAGCCATTAGAGAAAGCAGCTAAAATGATGTTTTGTTATCAATCAAGATTAAGATATGCAAAACGATAAAAATCTTGTCTGGCTGGATATGGAAATGACTGGCTTAAATCCGGATACTGACCGGATTATTGAAGTCGCCATGATCATAACCGATAGTGATCTTAATATTTTAGCTCAGTCTGAAGTACTAGTTATTCATCAGCCAGATAGTATTATTAATCATATGGACAAATGGAATACGTCTACCCACACACGTACAGGCTTGATAGATAAAGTAAGGGCTTCTACCTTGACTGAAGCGGAAGCGGAAGAAAAATTGTTAGCCTTTATCAGTGAGTGGGTACCCGAAAAAGCTTCACCAATGTGCGGTAATTCAATTCATCAGGACCGTCGCTTTATGGTGCGATATATGCCGAAACTGGAAGCTTACTTTCACTATCGCAATTTGGATGTATCTACATTAAAAGAATTGGCTAAACGTTGGAACCCGCCTGTTGCAAAAGGTATAAGCAAAAAAGGCGCTCATCAGGCTCTGGATGATATTAAGGAAAGTATTGAAGAAATGGCTTATTATCGCAAACATTTCTTAACAGTATCTGCCTGATTTTGTATACTCCGCCTTTATTCTTTGCTGAAAAATTTTCCGGTTATGATGAATCCATCTTGTCCTATTAATCAGACAGCCATCTGGGCACAGCTACATCAACATCAGCGCAGTACCCGTTTTTTGCACATGCGTGATCTATTTCGGCAACAGCCGGATCGTTTTGAACAAATGCATGAGCAATTAAATGGCCTATTACTGGATTACAGCAAAAACCGCATTACTGAAGATACTCTGACATTATTAATAGAGCTGGCCAATATTGCCGATGTACGAGGCTGGACAGATAAAATGCGGCGCGGCGAAAAAATCAATGTCAGTGAAAACCGCGCAGTGTTGCACACAGCGCTCCGGCTTCCCCCTCAGGCTGAAGTCTATGTCGATGATCACAATATCGTTCCCGATATTCATCATGAACTTGAACGTGCCTATAGCTTTGCCGAAGCGGTTCGTTGTGGAGAATACACAGGAGCTCAGGGAAACCGTATTACGGATATTATCAATATCGGTATTGGTGGTTCGCATTTAGGGCCGGAAATGGTTACATTGGCATTACGACCGTTTCAGCAATCTGGATTGAATATTCATTATGTAGCCAATGTTGATGGCGCCAATCTGATGCAGGTATTAGAAAAAGTAAACCCTGCTACAACAATTTTTATTATTGCCAGCAAATCCTTTACTACACCAGAAACCTTACTGAACGCACAGACTGCACGAAGCTGGTTTATACAGCATGGCTTGCGTGAAACTGATATCGGCCGCCATTTCATTGCTATTACCAGTGCAATTGATAAAGCACAGGCTTTTGGCATAAAACCTGAGCACATATACGCTATGTTTGAGTGGGTGGGTGGTCGCTACTCTGTCTGGTCAACAATTGGTCTGTCGGTTATCTTTGCCATTGGTAAAGATAACTTTCAAAATTTCCTCGCTGGCGGTCGGGCAATGGATGAACATTTCTTTCATGCGCCATTAAGACACAATATTCCCGTTTTACTTGGTTTGATTGGCCTGTGGTATCACACATTTTATACCACCACCAGCCATGCAATTATCCCGTATGACCACGGATTGCGCCGTCTCGCAGCACATTTACAACAACTGGATATGGAAAGTAATGGCAAACAGGTAAGCCGTTATGGAGAGCGACTGGATTTTGATACGGGGCCAATCATCTGGGGTGAAGAGGGCGTAAACTGCCAGCATGCTTTTTTTCAGCTCCTTCATCAAGGGCCACGTCTGATATCCTCTGACTTTATCATTCCGATTAATAGTTTCTACCGTGTGAGTACGCAACACAAGGTACTTGTAGCCAATGCGTTTGCTCAGACTGAGGCCTTAATGCATGGCAAAACACTGGCTGAAGCCTATGCAGAACTCATGACTTTAGACAATAAACGTCGTGATATCATGGCACCACAGAAAGTATTTCCTGGTAATCAACCATCTAATACCTTACTGCTAGATGAAATCAATCCTTTTAATCTGGGGATGTTGCTAGCAATGTATGAACATAAAGTCTTCGTTCAGGGCGTGGTATGGGGGATAAACTCTTTCGACCAATGGGGCGTAGAGTACGGCAAAGTTCTGGCGAAACACATAGAACCCGAATTGAGCAACACAGATACGCTTAGCCATGATGCATCTACCAATGGCCTCATAGACTACTTTAGAAAACATCACCATGAGACAAACCCTGCATGATATCACCACGAAACTAGAAGAACTCGGACACACTGTAACCTGTGCAGAATCTTGTACAGGTGGCCTACTGGCAGCTGAGTTGACTCATCTTCCAGGAAGTTCCGGCTGGTTTAATATGGGCTATGTAACTTACAGCAATCAAGCAAAGCAACACTTGCTCAATGTTAATGAAGTTACTTTACGACATTATGGTGCTGTAAGTGAAGAATGTGTACGTGAAATGGCTCTAGGAGCACTGATTGACGCCAAAGCTGATTATGCCCTTTCTATTTCCGGTATTGCCGGACCAACTGGCGGCAGTGCTGAAAAACCTGTTGGCACGGTCTGGTTCGGATTAGCTACCAAACAACGCATTTGGGCCAAACAACACCTTTTCAAGGGAGATCGTGACGTCATCCGATCACAGGCAGTGGAATATGCACTGCGGTTTTTGCGTCACTATTTATACCGCTAAGAAAATAAATCTGTCTAAAAAATAAGAAGCTGGCCGTAAACAATACCGGCCAGCTTGTTTTATTTTTTGCACAAACAAATTAATTATTCAATACGTTCACCATGAATGCTGACATCCATGCCTTCACGCTCAGCATCATGATCGATACGCAAACCACGGCATACCAGTGCTGCTATTTTAAGAATCAGATATGTCATTATTACACTGTAAACAACGGTAATTGCAACGTCTTTAACTTGTGCCAGCAGTTGACTGCCAACAGTGGATTCACCTCTGAAAATAGCATTACTGAATAGCAGACCGGTTAAGATCGAACCCACTATTCCGCCAAAACCATGAATACCGAAAGCATCAAGCGAATCATCATAACCAAATCTGCGTTTTAAAAATACAGCAGCAAAATATGCTGCTACCGCCGTTAGAATACCAATTACCAGTGCAGCCTGAGGACCAACAAAGCCAGCAGCCGGTGTAATCCCAACCAGTCCAGATACGGCTCCGGAAGCCATC
This portion of the Snodgrassella alvi genome encodes:
- the pgi gene encoding glucose-6-phosphate isomerase yields the protein MNPSCPINQTAIWAQLHQHQRSTRFLHMRDLFRQQPDRFEQMHEQLNGLLLDYSKNRITEDTLTLLIELANIADVRGWTDKMRRGEKINVSENRAVLHTALRLPPQAEVYVDDHNIVPDIHHELERAYSFAEAVRCGEYTGAQGNRITDIINIGIGGSHLGPEMVTLALRPFQQSGLNIHYVANVDGANLMQVLEKVNPATTIFIIASKSFTTPETLLNAQTARSWFIQHGLRETDIGRHFIAITSAIDKAQAFGIKPEHIYAMFEWVGGRYSVWSTIGLSVIFAIGKDNFQNFLAGGRAMDEHFFHAPLRHNIPVLLGLIGLWYHTFYTTTSHAIIPYDHGLRRLAAHLQQLDMESNGKQVSRYGERLDFDTGPIIWGEEGVNCQHAFFQLLHQGPRLISSDFIIPINSFYRVSTQHKVLVANAFAQTEALMHGKTLAEAYAELMTLDNKRRDIMAPQKVFPGNQPSNTLLLDEINPFNLGMLLAMYEHKVFVQGVVWGINSFDQWGVEYGKVLAKHIEPELSNTDTLSHDASTNGLIDYFRKHHHETNPA
- a CDS encoding CinA family protein, whose product is MRQTLHDITTKLEELGHTVTCAESCTGGLLAAELTHLPGSSGWFNMGYVTYSNQAKQHLLNVNEVTLRHYGAVSEECVREMALGALIDAKADYALSISGIAGPTGGSAEKPVGTVWFGLATKQRIWAKQHLFKGDRDVIRSQAVEYALRFLRHYLYR
- the orn gene encoding oligoribonuclease is translated as MQNDKNLVWLDMEMTGLNPDTDRIIEVAMIITDSDLNILAQSEVLVIHQPDSIINHMDKWNTSTHTRTGLIDKVRASTLTEAEAEEKLLAFISEWVPEKASPMCGNSIHQDRRFMVRYMPKLEAYFHYRNLDVSTLKELAKRWNPPVAKGISKKGAHQALDDIKESIEEMAYYRKHFLTVSA